In Lytechinus variegatus isolate NC3 chromosome 12, Lvar_3.0, whole genome shotgun sequence, a single window of DNA contains:
- the LOC121425133 gene encoding uncharacterized protein LOC121425133 codes for MGMTSTYSPEEFVGLTTIASSPCENNNLPPPAAFLSSTSSSSSSSSQQWSIMITPTSSPTKEMEGVIKEPRKVDEVINDNACSYCSDDDHHDDINDDDSDADTMTERGADRFVLDPCNELDLEQIEKY; via the coding sequence ATGGGCATGACGTCAACCTATTCTCCTGAGGAGTTTGTCGGTCTGACCACCATCGCATCATCACCATGTGAAAACAACAACCTGCCCCCACCTGCAGCATTCCTTTCATCGACATCGTCGTCCTCGTCGTCGTCATCACAGCAGTGGAGCATTATGATCACGCCCACATCGAGCCCCACCAAAGAAATGGAAGGTGTCATCAAAGAACCACGGAAGGTTGATGAGGTTATCAACGACAATGCCTGCTCATATTGCAGCGACGATGACCACCACGACGACATCAACGACGATGACAGTGATGCAGATACGATGACAGAGCGAGGAGCGGATAGATTTGTTTTGGATCCTTGCAACGAGCTTGATTTAGAACAAATTGAAAAGTACTGA